AATGGTTCCTTTTTCCAAGCAGAAACAGAAACTGAACTTTTCTTGCTGTCTGAATGGGAGCCGGGGGGGACAGACCCAGCGATTTAACCAAGAAAGCAGATTGCAAAAGCGCCACGCTGACCTCGGATGGAAGGTATGGGTGCGTCCCGGCGGGCCGTGTTTATGTGGGCAGGGACCAGAGCTCTGACTGCACAGAATGGCAGGAAGCCTTGGTAAAACATCACAGGTCCCTTAGAGCCAACCCCAGACCCAGAAACACTGACCAACAGCCAGTGACCATCTTGATTTCAGGGCCGTCATTATGAGTCGTAGACGTTGTTGTGGAgtcttaatattattaatatcaataataaaacaataatataagtGTGGATAGTGGGGCTGCACTGGCAGAAACAGGAAGCCACGTCTGCAGCACAAACTTTGAGAGCACGgccatttaaaaacactttttttgcaTAACCAAATTCCAGATGCATTAGCAGTTCCTGTTAAAGCCTTCAGACAGATCCCTTTTCCACAGGAAGTGCTTTTTTCTAAGGTGCTGTGATTAATTGTGCTGGGGCCTACGCCAGCATGGGCTCTGAGTTATCAAGCGACGGAGCCGGACAGCTGGAGAAGGTCTTTGTGATTCTCCTCAGAGTCGCCTTCTGAGCAAGACCAGCTAATTTGAAGCAGACCTCAGTAACACTAAGACAGAACACTGTCACCCTGGAAAGGGGATATACTGACGTtttgtataaaacaaataaaataaaaacctctgCACTGACCCTGGCCTGAGGTAAAGGTCTTTCTGCTTTCTGTGGTTTCTGCTCTGACAGCAGCTTTGAACCTGTGAGTATAGTATAGTCTTTGATAACAGCCTATCTGCTCTGTACCTTTATTAGTTCCTGATCACCTGACTAAACAATACTTCTGCTACGATTGTCTCCTCGTGTGTCCCGGACAGCTCTTCATGAAAGCACCAATTCATATTCACTTAGATTACATATCCTAATAAAGCCAGCCTTGTTTCCTATGATCACACAAGAAAGTCACAGGGTTTGTTAAACAAGGGAAGAGTTTTCAATACTTTTTGAAGCATCAGTAACTATGAAACGTACCATGACCTGATGACAGAAACCTCTTGAAGTTCTCCTAGAAATCAATTATCGGCATCAAAAGTGTCAGCAATTATTTCTGCTGTTCTTAACAACTGTTCCAATTCAATACACACATTATGTTATTTAAGCTCTTtttcaaaatttaaaaaataaagtcccAAGTTAAAAGCACATCATTAGATGATCAAACTCATTATAGTTTGGATCCTCgattatttagtttttggtgtttttctttactgcaaaataaaacaaaaaatatgcagttgttTTTCTTGATGGATCAACTAATGAAACTGGAGCAAAACATTCTGGGTCAAGGAATGTGAAGAGGCACAAAGTTTTACTTATGTTTTTGGACACTACCTTGTCTGAACCAGAAAGCCACAGTTTCATTTGCACAGTCAGACTTACACATCTATGTGGAGCATGGACACAACTCGCCATGTGGTTCACCAACACGTGATGAAAGCAGAGGTTCAGAAGTCACCCTGATCATAGTCCTAGTAAAGTGATTGTAACCCCTGTGCAAATGAAACCAGGACCATTATGCCAACCTGTGTTTCTAACTTTTCTTCACAGATGAGCTCTGTAAATAACTCTTAATTCAGGTACAGATGACAGAATTAAGAAGCTTTTTACTAGCCTTGGCGTTCTGTTGGGTCCTAGTCATCACTCTTGTGGGGTTGGATGGTGGTAGGAGGGTGAGGGGTGTGTGGCTACTTGGCCTCCAGGTGTTTGCAGCGCAGCCCCCTACCACCGCTGTCCCTCTGGGGCCGGCCCAGGCGAATGAGCCGGTGGAGGTGAGTCCAGGAGTAGGCCAGGCGGGCCGACACCAGGTCGAGAGCAGCTGGGTCAAAACCAGCGAGGAGGTTGGAGGATGTGGTGTCTTTGAAGGGCTTGGGCAGGGTGAGGGACTCAGGCAGCAACCCCACGTCTCCTCCAAGGAAGAGGTGGCCCAAGTGGCGGCGCTGCAGGCTGTCCCGTAGGCTGCGCAACAGCTCCTCCATCCTCTCCAGCAGGTGGCGCTCCTCCCAGGCCTCGGAGGGCGTGCTGAACAGAAGGCGCAACCAGGCAGTCTTGAGGGCATAGGAGGAGAGCACGGCCCTCCACTGGGCTGCGCCCTGGCCGTCCAGTGCCTGCCCGCTCAAATCACACACAGCCTTCAGGATCTGCAGACACTTCAAGTGGCAGGAGCTGGCCGGCACCCTGCCCTTCAACCAGGCCAGTAGACGCTGCTCCTGTCTGGGGAAGTACACCGTCCACAGGGCCTCCTGCTGCACGCCCCTTGGCGCGGCTGCCACCAAGAAGGCACCTTCCCCCAGTGGCAGGGCAGGGATGAGCCGCACGCCCATGGAGATATGGCAGCAGACAAAGTCAGAGCGGGGGGTGAGGCGCAGCAGGACACGGTCCTCGCTGAGTGACAGGCCGAGGGAGCAGCGCTGCTCGAAGGGGTAGCGGACAGCACTTAGGCAGCGCTGCACTGTGGGGTAGAACCAGCGCAGGACAGGCGCTGGGCACAGACGGTAAACGTCCCCTCCCTCTTCTTGGCTCAGGAAGGCCTCGGCAAAGGCCCGGTGCCTGCGCAGCCAATCTGTCTTTTTGGGTGTCTCCAAGCTACAAAGCGGGGGGCCCCCTTCTCGCCCCGGGCAACTGCGAGGCTCCAGCTTCAGCCCACGGGGCAGCCGAAGGGGCACCAGTATGTCGAAGCAGTCGGGCCGGCTCACTTTGTGCTCCTCATAACCACTGCCAATCTGGACGAAGTCCCCGCGGAAGGCCAGTGTGGACTCTGGTGGGATCTCGGCGCGGCCCGCTCTCACCAACTCGCTCACCAGCTGGGCCACATGCGCCTTACTGTGGCCCAGCATGTGGGGGGAGAGACGGACCTGCCGTTCATAATAGTCCTCCAAGAGCTCCTTCCTGGAGGGGCCCGTCCTTGGGGGGGCGGCCTCGGTGGACTCCACCCGCCCCCTCCTGCCCTGGCCTTGAGAGGACGAACAGTACCAGATAAAGACATAGCAGAGGGTGAAGGCCATGGCGAATTTGAGCAGTGACAGGATGCCCAGTGCTCTGTCAGGGCAGCCTGGGTCTTGTCCCCTGCGCAGAGTCTGGTGTAAGAAGAGAAGGCCGACGAGGAGACAAGTGACTAAGGGCCAGAAGACCCTTAGGTTTAATGTGTAGACCGTCATGCTGGCTGTTTCCCTTGCCTTTCTTCTGTCCAGGCCAGAGCAGCtagaaggcaggcaggcaggcaggcagcgtGGGACTATCCCATTGTGACACAACTTCTCCACAGCTCTGCTCAGCCCAGCCACGTTGCTGGGCGCTCGCTCTGTCTTCAGCTCCAAAATGTTGGCAGCAGATCGCAGCCCCCGAGCCTCCGTCTCCTCTCAGATGGTGCGAGATGAAAGCGCTGTAAAGTTCCTCTTTTGTAGTTGGTCTTTTGAAGTTGTGGTGATGTGTCTCTTTAGCCTGAGAGTTTTCAGAAAGCCCCCAACTTCTTCCACCTCTGTTGGGAGGACTGAGTCCGGTGTTTAGTTTCTGTCTGTGCGCTCAGAGGAAATACCAAACACTTAACAGAAGAATTTCAGTttaaaacagaaagagagagagcgagagggagggaAGCTGTGAAACTTCAGTCAAAGcagactccctccctccctccctccctctgctcTTAAAGAGAC
This sequence is a window from Amia ocellicauda isolate fAmiCal2 chromosome 17, fAmiCal2.hap1, whole genome shotgun sequence. Protein-coding genes within it:
- the itpripl2 gene encoding inositol 1,4,5-trisphosphate receptor-interacting protein-like 2 gives rise to the protein MTVYTLNLRVFWPLVTCLLVGLLFLHQTLRRGQDPGCPDRALGILSLLKFAMAFTLCYVFIWYCSSSQGQGRRGRVESTEAAPPRTGPSRKELLEDYYERQVRLSPHMLGHSKAHVAQLVSELVRAGRAEIPPESTLAFRGDFVQIGSGYEEHKVSRPDCFDILVPLRLPRGLKLEPRSCPGREGGPPLCSLETPKKTDWLRRHRAFAEAFLSQEEGGDVYRLCPAPVLRWFYPTVQRCLSAVRYPFEQRCSLGLSLSEDRVLLRLTPRSDFVCCHISMGVRLIPALPLGEGAFLVAAAPRGVQQEALWTVYFPRQEQRLLAWLKGRVPASSCHLKCLQILKAVCDLSGQALDGQGAAQWRAVLSSYALKTAWLRLLFSTPSEAWEERHLLERMEELLRSLRDSLQRRHLGHLFLGGDVGLLPESLTLPKPFKDTTSSNLLAGFDPAALDLVSARLAYSWTHLHRLIRLGRPQRDSGGRGLRCKHLEAK